The segment AACTCATTCTTTTAAGTTGGTTGTATCCATACATGTTGAACTCTCTTTTGGACTAAATCAACCAATATATTGCATTGGTGATATGCATGTGTAATTACACTGCAATATTGATTTACATTGTCATATGATTGATTCTATTAAACACACTAACTCTCTTTATAACTAAATAAACCAATCTCTTTGTCCAGCTAGCAATATCCACACATTATTTCTCTCTTCAAATATGTAAATGATGTACCAACGATGCTATACCATTTTATAGCACatcaacaaacttgaaaataagaaagattATTAAGttaccccaacaatcaccactagaaccccctctcctcttctcctatAATCCAACATTACAAGCTAGTTGATCAAATGCAGCACACAATTAAAGTTCAAAACGGTCGATACCTGTTAGGCGGCGGAATGTGCGGGCTaggcgtcgaggaggacgacggTGTCGAAGAGGACATGGACAATAGGCACAAGCTCGTTGGTGCGGGCTCATGGTCCTCCGGTGGCGTGGGCTTCTCGATGTCGGGAGGCATTTTAGCGGAGGGCACATGGAAGGAGAAAAATTTTCTATGTGTCAAAGGGTGTATGGCATCGAGGtattttataggggaggacttcCACTGTTGACTTAATATGACCACTGACAATAAAAtagtaccttcactgccggctcaggAGGACTACCGATAGTGAAATTACTTTTATTGCCGGCCTAATAAGTCcaccagcagtgatagtagtTTTATTGCTGACCCAATATGTACACTGGCAGTAAAACCTCTTTCACTGCTGGGGCcgtggggtgcaaaaaattaattttagcTTCGTGCGTGGGCGCAGAGACTCAAACCCATGACCTATACCAAGTAAAATCAAacaaaccgctgcgctactcaagtgattttaattgagtttgtactatctatatttattaacattatgttgacctaaaatcctaatacttatttatttaaatttgaacttgctatatacaaaaattaagttttgtatacaCCTAAATTTCCtgattcaattttctaattcaataaaaagttaaaataaatatattcatacctaagtttccaTATTGAGGCTTGTTAATTAATTAAAACATATAATTGTATCTtactatatatcttaatttcattgataaatattttaaattattaaaaattgaaaataaatatgctcataactataggtaaatcattaaaaataaaaaatagtaatacatatcaatagtgctagcttgtgcgattgctaattcattattaaaaatcaaaaatcaatatgctcaataataaatacatctcccaccataaactacaaattgaagcttccataacaaaagtgaggtataattgcatctaaaacaaattcattcatagtaattaatacaatttagctactttatcttaacgattcgcccttcattatgatcacggtgtATATAGAGAGGTTCGCCGGTGTCTTCTATGGGACCTAGGTCAACATCCTCTCTGAAAGAAGGTAGcgtgtcgaattgattgtagtatTCCTCGTCAATGACATTCTTCACtccaacaatccttcttttGCCTTGAAAACCATGTGGCGCTGCTCCTTGTTAGCCGGCTCCagatcctttacatagaagacttacATAACattattcacaagtacaaatagttcttctctatatcctacgagtttttggtccattatagtcataccgtacttgtcgatcttcacaccccctaggAGTCGGACCCATTGGCACTGCAAAAGAGGattaacactccatagttgagcacctagatctcctctacaaatccgtagtaggtctccctatttccattgcagtcataGGCATTTATACGAACACCGCTATttttggttggcgctcttattatcctgagctctcgtattaaatgtatagccatttatgtcatatccttggaatgtgaggattgtaatTGACGGTCTAtgagccaacacagtcaactAAGCATATTTTATCTACTACATCACCTGTATACATAACTaggcaccaaaatgatctcggtgcttttgtgcgatccaaacatcggacttccctaggtttctggtgcatagcatcttctggtgttctttgacatatgggtccactacaactgattgttacagaactacaaaatgtgcttgcgtgaatgaaacaagATCGTTAGTCAGAATGTGTTTGtacctatcatccctttcccctgtagcctccacTCAtagcgagatacaggcacaccaatcgatttgagattcatgtagtcgacccagaaatcaatgacctcctcggttcccagCCCTAGGTCATGCAGCCTTCTAGCTAATTTttgttatgaacatatttcttcagaactcccatgaatcTCTTAAAATGGTACATCTGGTGCAGAAACACAGGGctaagaatccgtatctctttcacaatgtgaaaaaataagatgcaccatgatataaaaaaacaaTGGAGGGAACTACGCCACAAGTTAGGATAGAGTTGcgaccacgtcttcctacaGCTTATTTCATGAGACTTCAaaccagttaatttcaaatatttcatgtttactagtctctttatgttggcggagtaaccggatggaactttgattccatgcaagcgcTTTCACATTAcaattttctctgccttgctcagattgtagctagcgggaccaagatatttatcGCCTTATaccatatcttcgggatgtagatcctgtctgagtttcaaacatttcaggtccttttgtgcttggagtgtatcctttgtttttccACATATgttagtaacgtaccaatcaagctatcacacgcattcttctcaatgtgcatggcATCAATTGCGTGTCAAACTACCAAATCCgtccaataagctaagtcataaaaaaatagtttttttttacataggagctctaagattagatttcggaactaGTGTACTCCTGCGTTCTTTtctaaggataaccctaagtccctttaccatctcatatatctgtctcctagtgcgatgcttaggaggtgatcgagtctcaacttttccatcaaaagctctcctgttactgctgtacgggtgatccttaagaagaaatttatgatgacctaggtacaccatttttaagctattcttcagccacaagctctctatttcattCAAACAATGCATGCAcgcacagtagcctttgacagtctggcctgataggttgccaagggctggccaatcctagattgttacgaacagtATTGCATATAAggtgaagttttcttgtttgtatgcatcccatatctACACACCATCGTTctacagtattacaagatcttccattaatggtttcaggtagaaaTAAATATCGTAGGTTACCttggccctggtatcagcactagcatcataatgtacttccgcttcatataCAACCAAAGAGAAATattgtagatacatagaatcacaagccaagtgctatgactactgctcatattgccgaatagattcatcccatctgtacacaacccaaatcttatatttctcacatcttctataaagggcttcttgtatttcctatcaataTTTCTCCACTACAtagaatcagtggggtgtcttagcattccatcatccttttGCTCCTTGGCGTGCCACCGCATCAATtcgacatgccttttgttcacgaataaacgttccaaatgggggactatagaaaaataccacatcaccttgacgggaggccttttattctttccttcaccatcgataccATCATGTTCACACTTGTACTGTGATGCACCACAGttgagacacgcttccaagtcctcatgcTCTCCGCGAtgcaacatgcaatcatttgggcatgcatgtattttctacaCTTCCAACCTCAATGGGCACATAACGTGCTTagcctggtatgtgttttctgacagcatattttcctttggaagtaatttttgcaagaatagtaacaactctgtgaagtttgtatcagaccacatattgcttgccttcaatggTAGCAGTGAAAACATGATACACAACTTTGTATGCTCCTTCTCATAGCCCgagaacaatggtgttttagagttcTCTACCATACattagaacttttgaaactctctttcattggagaagttcccctccccatcgcattacatctgctccagatcatcagcTTCGGTATCGGAGTTGACGTCGGCCAACAtcgcctctagatcatcatcgaccaacataTCTCCAGCAGGCGGCAAATCAGTGTATTTGTCAGCCGAGATATCGGTatacaagtcttcatcttctctgctaatgtattgcccttcctgtatgatcCTAACTTCACCGTGCTCAATCCAACTAGTATAGCTAGCATAAAGCCCTTTGGCATCatgtgggaatgtatctgctaggtggtcaaaaactgcttcttgttctcacaatcgacACATGGAAATCACATATATTGAGACTATATATTTGACTAGTGCTTcacggcttgtaccaggaaacaatccacgctaTTCTTGTAATCTGTGCTCACACGGTTtgtatcgtacatccatcttctgtctattcacaattatatcattattgtaaatccaaatttatAACATCtggaagattttgcgatcatcaacaaataaattatcttgTTATCTCCTATTGGCAATTTGCtcaggttggaggagccgcctttttcatactttcgcgtccgcttccgatgagtatttgttgatgccatttctagaaattttctttattattcaaccccttatctatgactcattaagaaaacatgaaaaataaatacgctcatatataaaatttctatattggagcttactaattaaataaatataaaaaatacaattggattttgctacatacctaaatatcatggcaaaattttttaactcattaaaaatcaaaataagggataagatcaactttggtttttaagttaacattttgagttaaaatgttaaatataagatttaacttggggatttcaacttatttgagctcaagaggctcctagaagcttACTTGCTATTTGAgaaaaatccagagttcacttgtcaaaaaataaagaaaaggtaaataagcaaatagagagaaaagaatgaattttgtttggatagttagagagagctcatctagaccttcttcttgacaaaaaaTGAGCTTGAGTGATGGGGGATTTAAAGAGGGAGAATGTATGAAGTGGGTGCTACCATTTGAGAGTTTGTGAGGGGGGAGAAAGTTCTGATCGAACTATCTGTTAGCTCGAGCTTAGAGAAGGTAAGGAATGgagcatcactaccggcttatTTAATCAGCCGatagtgatgttatgctatcactatcggttcgtggattaagccggtagtgatgaggaAGTAGAGCATCATTGCCAGCTCAATCCATTGATCggcaatgataatatttatcactgtcggtttataagTCACGATGACTAATTCTTTCTGCGTGGCTTACGAATCGATAGTAATACCACATCACTATTAACCTATTAGGAACCGGTAATCATGAATGATATATAAATCTAGTTTTATAGTAGTGTCTCTCGAATAGACCAATATCATATCAGCTAATGGTGCAGTGTTGCACTGTAGTGCCTTTAACACTACTGCCAGCGAATTAAATCGGATTAGCTTTCAAATTTATAACGCATTTCTTGTCAAAAGCTGGCCAGTCATTTTTGCAATCTTAATTAATTTGTGCTATTGGCCAACTTGTCTGACATCTGAATATTCTGCTGGTGGTGCATGGATGCAGGATCTCAATTTCTGGGGTGCCGTGTACCCAACCTACTTCGCGCTGCCGTACCTGAAGGCCAGCCGCGGCAATATCGTCGTCACCTCCTCCGTCGCCGGCAGAGTCCCAACCGCCCGGATGAGCTTCTACAACGTAAGCAAATTCCTATCATATATGCAGATACAGAGACAATAAGTTGTGCTCACCAAACACCTTGTACATGTACCAACTCACACCAATTACATATGAATGAATCTGGCGATCTAATAAAAACAAACAGCCTGGATGCCCTAGATAGATCGAGGTGTCAATCAGGATGCCCTACATGAACATAAATTCTCTCGTCAGAGACAGGGCCAGCTCTGGAGGGAGGCAAATAGGCGGCTACCATGGGTCCTCAAAACCTAGTTCCCCTctcatatatgtacatatatactatTTATGATCTAATAAAACATAACAGTCCAAATTTTAATCGATTAGCAACCACAATTACATTATCTTGCATGGGCTTTGGCCTTTGACCAACCAAAAAGAAGCAGCTTTGCTGTTTTGGTTCCTTCTCAGTAGGTTAGCGGCAGCACAAATTAGTAATCTTCTTGTGTGCAGAGAAGTAGATGAGATAGCTTCCTCTCGTGTAGTCCTATCCTAATCGGCGACTTGGCAATTGGCGTCCGCTATTTGCAGACCCCCAATTCACCTGTTTCTATCCCCTTCTTTACTCTTAAAACGAAGGTATGCCTAGCGTCTGACTTGATACATGATCATCTTCATCTGGTTATCCCCAACCTAAAATTTAAGGTTGTCCACTCATGGTAGATTTACAATAAGCCATCAATTGACAGGTTAGGGATGCAAATTCTTGCAAGTTCCATATGATAATCTTATTTATTGTGCTTGTAACGGTAGCGTCAACTGAAAGAAGTTTTTTAAAGTTGAAATTATTGAAAAACTATTTGAGATGAATAATATCTCAAGAAAGATTAAATAGTCTGGCAACTTtatgcattgagaagaaattactAAATAAGATTGATGTTTATACTTTCATCAATGACTTTgcatctaaaaatactagaataAATTTAAGATGATCTCTAGATAGTTTTCGAGGTGAGTACTTTAAACATTTATCagaaacaattttttaatagatcaaatattatctttataatttatatattgattgatttttTGATGTTTCAATTTAATGGAGACCTTATTTTTTGTTTCGTCCGGGCCACCAAAATCTTAGAACCGGCACTAGTCAGAGATTCGCCAGTCATGAATTCTGAATTCAGATCGCAGTAGTTACAATGTTGCATCAGCTGGTTCttagattttctttttcttccactTTTGCAGGCGAGCAAAGGCGCGGTGATACGGTTCTACGAGACCCTGAGGGCTGAGCTGGGCTCCCACGTCGGCGTCACCATCCTCATGCCAGGGTACGTCGTCTCCAACATCACCAAGGGCAAGGGCCTCCAGAAGGACGGCCATGTCGGCATCGACGAGGTGGCCCGCGACGTACGCTCCGCCCGTCTCCTCTCCTCGCGACCcagcataatttttttcaccaaaCAGtaacatttcatgcatgcatgtgtaacAACAAGCGGTCTTAACCGTCGAGAAACATATACGTATATGCGCGCAGATAAACGTCGGGCCGCTGCCGGTGGGCAAGACGGAGTcgctggcggcggtggtggtggcgagcGTGCGGCGGGGGGACTACTACGTGACGTGGCCCGGGTGGTACTGGCCGTTCCACATGGTGATGTGCGCGGCGCCGGAGCTCGTCGACTGGTTCTCCCGGACGTTCTACGTGACCAAGTCCAGCGACCAGGACGAAGACGCGCTGAGCAAGAAGATCCTGGTGGCCGTCGGCGGCAAGAAGTTCCTCTACCCCAAGACCATCCGCTCCCACACCGCCATGGCCGCTAACTGACTGATCAATTAATCAAGACGTTAGCCACACAAATCAAATATATCCATATCTGTGTGTGTAAGCACGCATTGTTTGTTGCCTGCCTAGCAcgaaaaatatcaaaatgccGGGTCGATGAAATGGGTGCACTACTgtattattctttttatttcttttcctcttcGATCGATGTACAATTGAACAATGTCATGTGAATTGATACGAATGTTTATTGGTGGTACGCCCTGTGATAAGGCTGGGTGTCGCCGATGCAAAGTTGATGTATCTAAACAAAGCTATTTGTTGATCTGGGACAGAGTattgctcttttttttaaagCAGGAGGGAACAGAgtactgctctctctctctgcttttTTGTGTGAGGGAAGTGTGCACATTGAGAATTGACAGTTGAGAGTGGATTGCCAGCAACAGACCAGTGCCTGGACGCTCGTGCATGCAGCCCAGATGCATCCAATCGCCCCgggattttttaatatatttctTATAccgaaaattacaaaaatagatatCCATTTTGAAAAATAGTACATCTAGACTACTGTTATCCATTAAAAAGGTGATAGGCACCTGTCATCTTTAAAGATGGGTgataggtttaaaaataaaaatactacgttctattgctctcaaaatttaaaaacactgttaaaataattataaaaaattctaaaaacatgTACaatgtagaggatgctataatctagttATCTAAATAAATTTTAGATACAATATGATGagtataataataaataaaaaagataaattttattgtacatagTCTAACTTCTTATTGCAcgagtaattgtttgagtttaaAAGTTTTAgagagctagattatagtatcctctacactatatttttttgattttttaatgataattttgatagtattttaaattttaaagtaatgaaacacaacatttttttattttttaaacttgTTGTTCGTGAGAAGAAcgacatgtttatttttttacctATCCCCCTGCCCCATGTAGAAGGTGACCGTGCGTTGCCATCGTCGAGCTGGTGGATCGCCCGGTTGGCAAGGAGTGGTGCATCGTCACCAGTGACGTTCAAGTATGCATGGATGGTGCCGGTGGACTTCACTGCTGTCATCGCCGGTCTGATGTACTGTCTAACTCCTCCAACCTCAGTTGCCATGAAGGGCTAAGCTAATTAACGAGCATTTATgcattttttaaagaatttttttgACTATTATATCCTCATGTGCGACTGAGTTTTCAGAATGGAAAGGATACAAATATTTGACATGTTGTGCTTATTGATCTCCTTGCTGCAGTTGTGAATCTTACCAATAACCATTTTGTCATTACTGTCAACTTCCCTGTTGCTTTCTTttttcataattagaaatagtTTAATTGTGTTTTGTCCAATATATGGGGAGTTTGGTACATGATGATCTGGAAGTAAATGAAACGACCCAAACCTTGTATGGAATTCAGGGAAAACAGGTTACTCTTTTTTCTGAGAACGAGCATTGTTAATTAGATTAATACCATTATAAATATCATGGTTTTAAAATATACCATTACAAATCCGGTATTTGGAAACATGTCATTACAAATCACTTAAAATTATATCTGTACTATTATGTTATAAATCAGACATATCTTGTAATTGTATGGATCCATTTTCAAAAGATCTGTAATGACATGAATTCAATTCTTAGGAGATTCGCAATGGTATAATCTAATTTTTAAAAGATTTGTAATCGCATGTACCCAATTTTAAGAGATTTATAATGACATGTTTTCAAATACCGGATTTGTAAACCGTAATACGAAGTTCACACACAAATACAAACCACATAAAAAGGATCGATGTGGAGTTCAATGCATCCTACATCCATAGTTGCTAAAAAAACAGAGAACTCAGGAGTAACAACAGAGTACGAAGAAGACTGATCACCCTCGAACACCCTCCATCTGAAACGCACTACAGATCTTCAACCAGTGACAGCgaaatatttagaaaatttgGCTCTTTTGGCATTTTTCTGTTGAAAGGAAGATAAATATTTCGTGCTATCACATAACTAGCACAATCTTCCTAGTTCGCAGACCAACATTGTTCAACCAAGGTCCAGGGAAAAGGTGAACATCTGCAGGCAAACTTGATAAACTATATGTGCCTGCAATCACTATCCATATGACCTTGAACCCGGACAATAAATCAGATTAGTCTTATTTACTAAAAGGACATGTTTGATGCGGACATTTAGAACCAAATCTCTAAATGTTACCGTATCTAGCTCCTTAACCAAACCGACTCCCAAGGGAGTATACCATAGATTGTGCCGACAAGATATAGCCACCAAAGATTTCAACAGAATGTTTAGCTAGATATTAAACTTTGCTATTTCTATGGGAATTAAACCATTTTAAGTGAAATTCATGCTCATAAAATTCCTGCATTTCAAACATACCCTAAAACATTGATGCTGTAAAAGCTTAAAAATTATTTGTACAATTTAATCGGTGATAGATGTTTGTTTTTTTGGCAAAACACACGTCATTTTTTTTGTATGAAGTAAAAATTAAATATCTGGAATGTATGCTGGTACTTAGATTTATCTTTGATTTGAACAGTTGGAGTTGATCCACTCAACTCCGCTCCCTCTAATGTGCCTCATGCAGATTCTGCTCTCTCATGCTCTCGACTTGTTTCTCTCGCGGTGGTTAACACAAGAAACACCGGAATGGAGAGACACAGGCAACAATTCCAGGAActtcattttccttcttctctatcCACGGTATTATGATCCGAAGGCTTGCTGTAGCTGCCGAGTTCGGCAAAATGTTGTCTAATACTATAACATTTTATACAATCTATATACTACTTTTAAAAAATCTATCTACCTCAACACGCCTGCCAGCCGTGCATGCGCCGCCAACACGGTCCACAACATCGCAGTCGCAACGACATGGACCCAATTGGTGTGCTTGTTATCGTGGCTACAGCCAGCACCGGACGGCAAGCTCAACACCCGAGAGCAAGCTCAACGGTGAAGGCTGgtaagtagtctttttttttttataaaagaagtTTTATTAATTCTTATCGTTACATCAATGTGGTGAAATTGTCTAATTACTTAGGGTCGAAGCTAAAGGTGCAGTCGAGGTCAGCAAGTACTCAGCGATCCTTGCCAGCTACTCGAAGGAGGTTGTGAGATACGACTTGGAATCTGGACAAACATTTTGTTATTAAAGGTGGGGCTAGAGCAAAGTGGTAGGGTGCACCACTTTACCATACATATAGCGGTATATCAAATTTTCAAGCCATATTATATTAAATGAAAatatttcaacaatttataATTATATAATTCAATCTAAGTGATAGGGATGTACAACGATAAAGAAATAGTGATTCAATAAAAGCTTGCCAAAATGAAAAAACCTAATAATATTTTCAAAGAGAATGAGATAattaaccaaaatcacaaaagaTGGTCACAAAATACATCCTCCGACCTCAATAGCctataagaaagaaaaaaatatcttaGTATTcaataaaaattatacaatgaTTCAATAAAAATGAATACATTACCTTTCAGTATTTACgctctctcatatttatgaaGCGGTGAACCATAACAAATAAGGCTATTGCTCAAATACACATCATCAATGCTTTACGTAAATacgtttttatgatttttataacTAAAAAACACCTCCCAACTATAGTAATAGTAACAGAGAATATGAATACTAGCTTCAAAAGACGGTAAACCAAAGATAACAAGTCTCCATTAGCCGGCGCTTCCCCTTTAGAAACCTCTGTATAAAATTACCTGCCAACAGTCAACAGGAAGCGAGCAACGGCCAGGATTTTGTAAGCGAACCACAACCTGCAACGACTAAAATTTTGGAGGTCATCCGCCGCAGCCTAACCATGAGGCGCGCGATTTTCACGCACAACGGCCCTTACCGGCGTTGAGAAGGTAGCGGAGGAAGCGGGGCCCGACAGCACAGTAGAACTCTGTGacagaggcggcggcgccggcggcagaCGTTAGCGGCGTCGCGGCGGCGAGTAGGCCCGCCAGCTTCTGATCGTCGAGCTCACCAGCAGACGTACTCCTGCAGCCATCGATCGACCACTGATCAAATCGATTAAAAAAATCGTCCGAAGAATCGATCGAATAGCCCAGAGATCTAACAGGAGGAACTTGGGAAACAATTGGCGAAGGAACATGCAAGCAAACTCATTGTATTCAGATTTCAGAACTCACTAACTCAACTGACAACTGGCAAACTAAATTAAATCACCGTCGACGACGCAATCCGAAGAGCAAAAAACAGAGATTTCTACTGACGGCTTGAGTTTCTCACCTCGTGGTATCAGTGGCGTAGCCATGTTGTGAGAGACGATTGCACAAACACCTTCTCATCCAAAATTACTACTAAATATAGCTATTATGAACAGTAACCGTACGGACATCCTCCCTATTTTGATCTAGCTTTGCCCCTATCTGGTATTTTACATCCATCGTATTTATTGCTCTTTTGCAGACCAACACTCAAGACGAAGCAGGATTGCAGGAAGATGTGTAGTCGATCGATCACCGCTGCTACTTGTTGAaacagaagaagaaagaattcgAAGGTGACAACAATATTACAGAGGATACCTACAGGGGCAAGCAAGCAACTGGAGGCGGACTGACGGAGGCAGTCGTTGAGCGGCAGGGCAGTGGCAGCCTGATTGTATATTCGTCTTCCATCTGGCCGCCTCTTGTGTACACATCATGAAAAATTTGATTATACCTCTCAATGTTGATCAACccttaataatataataaatgttaattatctttttaattataCGTTCTATATGAACTCATTTGTAACAAagtttatattttatttcttatctaatacaaaattttattataaactaGTATCTTTGGGATACATGATCAAAGATGATCAATTTTAAACGTATTATTAAAAATTGATTAACTAGagacatataatcaattttccCACACATGTATTTCCTCTGCTGGGCTGCGTGGC is part of the Phragmites australis chromosome 12, lpPhrAust1.1, whole genome shotgun sequence genome and harbors:
- the LOC133887031 gene encoding 11-beta-hydroxysteroid dehydrogenase A-like; translated protein: MSKEAAVDVFLSCFMHVGLLLVLLIYLPVAFVCRLVARLLVRPFAKGEDLRGKVVLVTGASSGIGEHLVYEYARKGACVALVARTEITLRAVAKTAHDLGAPDVLVVPADITKVEEAKRAVEETVAHFGKLNHLVANAGIWSSCFFEEITNITAFHNVIDLNFWGAVYPTYFALPYLKASRGNIVVTSSVAGRVPTARMSFYNASKGAVIRFYETLRAELGSHVGVTILMPGYVVSNITKGKGLQKDGHVGIDEVARDINVGPLPVGKTESLAAVVVASVRRGDYYVTWPGWYWPFHMVMCAAPELVDWFSRTFYVTKSSDQDEDALSKKILVAVGGKKFLYPKTIRSHTAMAAN